Below is a window of Dietzia timorensis DNA.
GCCGGTCGTTCGACCGTGCTGCTCGGGGAGGCCGCGCGCGCCGCCGGCGCCCGAATCGTCACCGTCGATCATCACCGCGGCTCCGAGGAACACCAGGTGGGCTGGGAGTACCACGACGCCGAGCTCGTCGACGCGCACACCGGCCGCATCGAGACCCTCGGTCTCCTGCGTCATACGCTCTGGGATGCGCAGCTCGACGATACCGTCCTCCCGCTCGTCGGTTCCTCGCCCGCGGCGGCGTCGGTGTGGTCGACTCCAGCGCGCTTCGTGTTCATCGACGGCGGGCATTCGGAGGCCGCCGCCCACGCGGATTTCGAGGGCTGGGCGCCGTGGGTGGAGGTCGGCGGAGCGCTGCTCATCCACGACGTGTTCCCCGATCCCGCGGACGGTGGCCGACCGCCGTTCGAGATCTACGAGCGCGCTCTGGCGACGGGGCAGTTTACCGAGGTCGCCGTCCAGGATTCGCTGCGCGTGCTGCGCCGGGACTCGGGAGAGATCGGCGCGCCGATGCCGCCGCGCGCGTAATATTCGCGCCATGTCCGACTCTCCGTCCATCGACTTTCCCGACCTGATCCCCGCCGAGGGGCTGGAGCTGCGTCGCCTGCGCGCGCCCGAGCACGGCGGGGACGCCACAGACGTCGAGGAGATCGACGGAGTGGTGCCGCCCGAGTCGATCCGAGAGACGTTCTACTACTTCACCTCCATCCCCGCAGGGGGCGGGCGCCTTGCCCAGTTCCTCGCCGAGGACGCCCCGCGGGTGACGTACGGCGTGTGGAACGCCGCCGAACCGCTCGGCAGTACAAGCCTCTACAACTGGGACCTTGCGGAGCGCACCTGCATGGTCGGCTACACCTGGCTGTCCCTCACGGCGCGCGGAACCGGCGCCAATGCGAAGGTCAAGGCCGCGCTTTTCGCCACCCTTGCCCGGCACGGTTTTACGGCCGTGCGGCTGCGTGCCGACGTTGCCAACGTCCGCTCGCGCGCGGCAATGCGCAAGATCGGCGCGAGGGAGGCCGAGGTCGAACCCGGGCCCAGGCTGTACGAGTGGGATCCCGAACGCCGCTCACGCTCGCAATACTTCGTCGTCGAACTCTGATCGAGAAGGTGGCGCCCCGGAGCCGTACACCGAGATACACATCTCCACAGCATCTGTAGCGGCTACACTGCGATACATGCATCGCTTGCGCGAATCCGGCGTCCGGCGTCATCGGGAGGTCTGTCCATGAGCACCGCGAATGCCGCACCCGGGCGGCAGGCCAACCCGTTTCGGCCGGGCTTCGGCCGGATGCCTCCGATCGTCGCGGGGCGCGATATCCATATCGGCCGGATCACCGATGCGATGGTCGACGGAGGCGGCGAGCACTTCCTCCTCCGCGGGCACCGCGGAATGGGCAAGACCGTGCTGCTCAGCCTGGCCGTCGACGCGGCGCTCGAGCAGGGCTGGCTCCCCCTTTCCACGACGGCGTCTTCGACTCTCGTGGAGAAGATCATCCATACCGAGATTCCCGAGATGCTCCGCACGCTCGAAGGCGGAAAGAGCGAGCGGGCGCAGGTCACCGGCGTGCAGATCGCCTCGGTCGGGCAGATCTCGACGACACGCACGAAAATCCATCCGAGCAAGCCGACGCTGGAATCGCGGCTGCGCGAGCTCGTCGACACCGCCGCCGCCGTGACCGGCAGGCCCACCGGCGTGCTGCTCACGGTCGACGAAATGCATCGCCAGGCGCTCGAGGACCTCGCCGAGATCGCCGCGGTGACCCAGACTCTGACCCGCGACAACTTCCCCATCGTCTTCGTCGGCGCCGGGCTGCCACCGAATGTCCACGCCCTTCTCGAGGAGCCGCGCACCACGTTCCTGCGCCGCGCTCAATCCATCGAGCTCGGACCTCTCGGCTTGCCGGACACGCGCACGGCGCTGCTCGACCCGTTCTATGACGCCGGACGCCGCATCTCCGACGACGCCGCCGATCTCGCCGCCCAGGTGACGCAGTCGAACCCGCACCTCATCCAGCTTTTCGGCCGAGAATTGTGGGATTCGGTGTCCGAGCGCGAGGCGGGCGACGCTGCAACGGTCGACGTCGACGACGTGACGACTGCGATTCCGCGGTTTCGCGAGCACATGCGCCAACAACTGCATTGGACGGCGCTCAAGGGGCTTACCGAGCGCCAGCGCGAATACCTCACGGCGGCAGCCCAGTTCGAGCTACCCACCGAGGCGCGCACGGTGCGCGAGCGCCTAGGCTGGACCGAGCAGACGGCGAACAACACCCTCACCGCGCTCGTGTCCGCCGGCGTCATGTATCGCCCCCAGCACGGCAGACTCGATTTCGCGGTGCCCTACCTGCAGGAACACGTGTACACCGAGGGCACCTCTATCCCGGATCTCGCGCCGATACATAAGCCGCCGCGGCATTCGGAGATCGCCAAGCTCCTCTTCCCCGGTTCCTGAATCGGCGGGAGCTACGAGCTTTCGACGCCTAATCGTTCACCGAAACGTCCCTCGTCGTTTCCGGCGGTGTATCCCGGCCATGGGCACTATGGAGTGGTGCCTCTCTCCTCCGCCGATCCCCTCGTCTTGTCGTATCCGTTTACCGGGCGCTGGCTCGCCCGGAACAGCCCCGCGCGCCGGATCCCGAGCCACGGCACGGATCTCATGGGCTCGACGTACGCGATAGATTTCGTCGCCGTGGGGGACGACCATAGGGGCGCGCCGTTATCCCTCGGCTCGGCGCTCGGCACGGAACCACCGGAGAAGTTCGTCGGCTTCGGCGCCCCGGTCAACGCGCCGATCGCAGGCCGCATCGTCGAATCGTATGACGGCGCACACGACCATGTCGCCCGGCGGTCCCAACTCACGCTCGTGCCATATCTACTCACCCAGGCGCAACGATTGCGCGAAGGAGTGCATGGTCTGGCCGGCAACTATGTCGTGATCGACATTTCCGGGGAGGGGCCCTTCGTCCTGCTCGCGCATTTGCAACGCGGCAGTGTGTGCGTGCGCGATGGTGATTTCGTCGAGCCCGGGCAGCAGGTGGCCTGCTGTGGGAATTCTGGAAACAGCACGCAACCGCACGTGCATCTTCAGGTCACCGACTCCACGGACTGGCGGAACGCGAACGGGCTCCCGCTCGCGTTCCGCCACCCGGGCGCCCCAGAGCTGCCGGCAGAATCGGAAATCGTCGACGTCTGAGCCCGGCGGTCCCCGACGCCGACGAGCGAGCGCTTCGGTCGGCCGCTAGTTCGCCGCGCGAACCGGCGCGTTTCTCAGTTCCCGGAGCGCCGTGCGCAGGCCGCGCCGCTTCCCCGTTGCCGGGTCGACGCCGAAGTGTGAGTTCATGCCCTCGAGAATCGCGAACCGGAGTTCCGATGCGGTTTCGGGGGCATCGTCCGAGGTGGCTTTTAGCATGGCATTGGGCACGGACAGCTTCGCGATCGTGCGGAACGACTGCCAGTACTGGTTGAGCAACGAGCCGGTCGTGTACGGCAGGTCGTAGCGTTCGCAGATGTCGCGCACGCGGACCGCGATCTCCTCGTACCGATTGCTCGGCAGGTCCGGATACATGTGGTGCTCGATCTGGTGGCTGAGGTTGCCACTCATGAGACGCATCACCGGACCGGCATGGAAGTTGGCCGAACCGAGCATTTGACGCAGGTACCAGCGCGCCTGGTCTTCGTCCTCATATTCCTCCATCGTGAACTTCTCCGCACCGTCGGGAAAGTGCCCGCAGAAGATCACCATGTATGACCAGTAGTTGCGCACGATGTTGGAGGTGAAGTTCGCCGTGATCGTGCTCTTCCAATTCGGTCCGGCGAGCAAAGGGAAGATGAGGTAGTCCTTTGCGGCCTGCTTACCCACCTTCTGGCCGATGATGCCCAGGTCCTTGAACGCCTGACGCCAGGTCTTCTCCTTCTCGCGCAACTTGGCGACCTCGACATGGTGCAGCGCAACACCGACCTCGAAGAACGTTCCCAGTAGGAGGTTGTAGAAGGAGTTACCGATATTCCACCACTCCCACGGTTGGTCGCGGGTCACGCGCAGAATCCCGTATCCGACATCGTCATCCATCCCGACGATGTTGGTGTACTTGTGGTGGACGAAATTATGCGAATGCTTCCACTGCACGCTCGGGCAGGTGTTGTCCCATTCCCACGAGGAGGAATGGATCTCGGGGTCGTTCATCCAATCCCACTGCCCGTGCATCACGTTATGGCCGAGTTCCATGTTCTCGAGGATCTTGGCCACCGAAAGCATCGCGGTTCCCGCGAGCCATGCGGGTTTGTAGTTGCTGAAGAACAGGCTCGCGCGGCCGGCGGCAGCGAGCCCGCGCTGCCAGGCGATCACCCGGTGCACGTACTTCGCATCCCTTTCCCCGCGACTTTCCTCGATGTCCTTGCGAATCTGCGCGAGTTCGGCGCCGAGATTCTCGATGTCCTCTTCGGTCAGGTGGGCGTACTCGTCGATGTCGGTAATGGCCATGTCTTGCCTCCTAGTGATCGATGGTGCACTCGCCGGACACGGCGCTGACACAGGTCTGAATGCGTTCGCCCTCGCGTCGCTCTTCGCCGGTACGCAAGTCCCGGACGTAACCGCTCGCGAGTTGGACGACGCAGGTTTGGCAGATTCCCATTCGACAGCCGAAGGGAAGCTGGATGCCGAGTTCTTCGCCCGCCTCGAGGATCGTGGTCGCACCGTCCAGAGTCACGGATTTGTCGGAGATCGAGAAGGTCAGCGTGCCTCCCTCACCGCCGTGATCCGTGCGGGCGATGGTGAACCGCTCGACGTGGAGCTGATCCCTACACTCTTGCGTCTCGAACTCGTTTTCGAGGTCGTCGAGCAGCGCCACGGGGCCGCACGCCCAGCACTCGCGTTCCCGCCAATCCGGGGCGGCATCGTCGAGGCGAGCCACATCGAACTTGCCCATGGAACGGGTGAGCTGGAGGACCAACGTGTAACCGCCGGGCGATTCCTCGAGCGCTTCCAGCTCCTCGCGAAAGATGACATCCTCGCGGGTCGGCGCGGAATGAATGTGGACGATATCGGGGAGATCGCCGCGAGCTGCAAGCCACCGGAGCATCCCGATCACGGGAGTGATGCCGCTTCCCGCGGTGACGAACAGGATCTTGTCCGGCACCGGCTCGGGGAGGTGGAAATCCCCCTTTGGCGCGGCGAGACGGATGATCGTCCCCGGCGCGACCCCGTCGACGAGATGGGAGGACAAGAAGCCGTCCGGGTTCGCCTTCACGGTGATCGAGATGACCTTGTCGCCGGACTCCCCCAACGATGTGAGCGAGTAGGAACGCCAATGCCAACGCCCGCCGATCTGTACTCCGATGCCGACGTACTGGCCGGGGGTGTAATTGACCGGAAAGCCCCATCCCGCGCGGATCGTCACCGTCGCGGTGTCCTCGGTTTCCTTCTCGACGCTGACGACGCGGCCCCGCAATTCTCGGGCCGACCACAGCGGGTTGACCAACCCGAGATAGTCGTCCGGGAGAAGAGGAGTCGTGGCACGCGCGGCAAGCCCGCGTACGACATTCATGCCCTTACGATTGGAGCCGACACCGGCGGCCGGCCGTTTGCTCCACTTCACAAAGTCCATGTCTCTCCTTTGGTCCGGCCACCCCTTAGCTTGACAAATCATACTTTACCGTCCAACTGTGACTTTTTTAACACGAGACGGTGAACGCGTGTGGAATCAACCCCTCCGATAAATTGACCAGCACTTTTAGATGTGCGCGGGGTCAATTCTCAATATGGATTCCGAGGTGCGCGGCGAATACTTCGGCCATCTGCGCCACCTGCTCCGCGGACATAGTCGCGCCGGCGAGGTCGGCCGCGTTACGCACAGCGAAGACCTCCAGCCCCCGGAGATCGACATGGGAAAGCTCGGAACGGGCGAGGTCCAATTCGGTGACCGCGCATTCGCCGAACCGCACCCTGGAGAGGCGCGAATCGGCGAGATCGAACTCCCCCAACTTGCACCCGACGAATTCGACGTCGCGAAGATGCGAGCCCCGCAGGTTGATCCACTCGATCTTGCATTCGGTGAAGCGCACAGAGCGCAGGGACGCCTCCACCATGTCGATCGCCCCGAAACGACACCCCTCGAAGACCACGGTGTCGAGCGAGGAACCCGCCAGGTTGAGGGTCGGCGCGTTTACGCCCGTGATCCGGGTGTCGACGGCGCGGATGTCCGAGAGTTTCGCGCCGTCCGCCGTCATTCCCGACAACTCACAGCCATCGAAGTTCGCGCCCACCAGGTCGAGTCCGGAGATATCTGCGCCGGAGAACCCGAGGTCCATATAGTCACCTCCGGCGCCGAGCTCCACAGCGTCGGCGTCCTTGAGGTCGCCAAGCGTTAGTGCCTTGATGACCGGAGGTTTGGTCGGCGTCGTGCGCGCCATCGGCGGGGCTCCTTCGTCGCGTGTCGGTACGGTCGGCTTCCGTGAGCCCGTTAGTCGATGTCTCCGAAATCGGGGCCGAACCGGGAGCTGAGGAACTCCTCCACGACCGCGGCGCCGAGGTCCTCGAGATCGGGCGCGACGACGGTGCCGTGCACGCGACGCGCCATAGCGTCGAGAAATCTCGCGAGCCCCGGGTTCTCGCCGAGCCGGAAGAACGTGACCTGCGCGCCGAAGCGCGCGATCCGGTCGAGCTCGGCGACCGTCGTAGCGATCGTCTCGCGCGCCGGCGGATAGGAGAACCACGGCTCGCCGCCGGGTTCCAGGTGCGCGGTCGGCTCGCCGTCGGTGACGACGAGAAGCACCGGCTGCATCGTCGGATGCTTGCGGAAGAACTGCCCCGCGAGCAGCAGCGCATGGTGCAGGTTCGTGCCCTGCTCGTATTCGACGTCTCGCTCGAGCAGCGCACCGATCTCCACCCGCTGCGCGTACCGCCCGAACGTGATGAGCTCGAGGTCGTCGCCGCGGAATCGCGTGCTCACGAGGTGGTGCAGCGCGAGCGCCGTGCGCTTCATCGGCACCCAGCGCCCCTCCATGACCATCGAGAACGAGGTGTCCACGAGCAGCACGACGGCCGCCTGCGTACGCGCCTCGGTCTCGTTTACCTCGATGTCTGACGGCGCCAATCGCAGCCCTTCGCGCGGATCCTCGCCCTCCCCTGCGGTGCGGGTGATCGCATTGGAAATGGTGCGCGGCACGTTCCAGGACTCGGTGTCCCCGAACTGCCACGGCCTACTCGCGCCGGTCTGCTCGCCGGCGGCTCCGGATGCGCGTGTGTCGCGGGTGCCTGTGCGGCCGGACAGCCGCGTCGCGGCGTCACGCAGCAGCGACTTCCCGAGCTTGCGCATCGCAGCGGGTGACAGGCGAAGATCTCCCTCGGCATTGCTGCGCAGGTATCCGGAGTCGTGCATCGATTTCTCGAGCCCGGAGAGCGTGCGCGCGCTTACCGCCGATTCGTGGCCGAGGTGGCGCTCGAGCGCTTCGATGTCGAGCTCGGACAGCGGGGACTCCGGCCCCCAGTCCCCGAGCTGATCGGATAGTGCATCGAGCTCGCCGAGCTCGGCCATCACCGACGTGCCCTCGCCGTAGCCGACCGGCTCGTCGCCGGTGAATTCCGCCGCGCCGTCCCAGTCCTCGTCCGGGCGCAGGCGTCGCAAGTTCGCATCCAGCGCGGAAAGCTGATTCTGGATGTCCGCCGAGCCGAAGGCCTGTGCCGACAGGTTCATCAGCTCGTTGCGCTGCTCCTCGCTCATCGACTGCAGCATGCGCTGGGCGGCCGCCGACCGCTGTGCGAGCACATTGATGAGCTCATCCACGTCCTTCGGATTTTCCGGAAAGTAGTCGCCGTAGCGCGACATGAAGTCGGCGAAGTCCTCGTCGGTGTCCTCGCCGCGGGCGTGGAGTTCGAGCAGCTCGTTGAGGTCTTCGAGCATCTCGGTCACGGCCTCGCGCTCGGACTCGCCCGCGTTCTCCAACGCGCGTTTCATCCCCGCGAAGCGTGATTCGAGAGCCTCGCGGCCGAGGAGATCCTGGATCTGCTTGTACGTCTCTCGGCCGTCGGACGAGGCCCATTCGTATTCGGAGAGACCGGCCACTTTTCCAGCCGTGGATTCGGGAAGGTTCTCGATGGTCATCTCCCGCAGCGTGCGATCGGTGGGATCCATGCGTGCGTCGCGGGCGAGCTGGCTTCGTTCGGCAAGTAGGGCCTTGTCCAGGAGCTTCGCGACCTCATCGAGGGTGCCGCCGAGGCGGTGCCGGCGCAAGAGTTCTCGGCGTCGTTGTTGCACTTGGCCGGACAGGTCGTCGAGCCCCAGCTGTTCGCGTCCGCCGCGGCGAAGGAATTCGCGTAGCGCCTGTTTCGGCGAGTACCCGCTCATCACGCCTTCGGACACCGCATCGAGCGCCTCGCCGAGGTCCAGCGGCGGGGCGAGCGGGTCGGGGCCGCCCAGGTAGCGGCCGTACCGTGCAGGTCGTTCTGGCCTGGCCATCGTAATTATCCGTACACCGTCTGGCCGTCGCCAGTGTCTTTCGACAGCCGCTGGGCGAGGTAGAGACCTTCGAGAGCGAGCTCGATCGCCCCGGCTCGTTCCCCCTCGCTCGTCGCGCCGAGTCGCTCGGCGATCTCGTCGTAGAGGCCCGGTTCTTCGAGTTCGGGGAGCGAATCGAGGAACTCGCGCGCCGTCACCGAACCGCCTGTGGTGATGAGGAGCGAGCCGTCAAACGCGTCGACGAGCGGCCCCAGGTCGAGTCCCGCGAAGTGTTCGCGCACAGCCTCCGCGGTAGCGATGCGCAGTAGGTGCACGAGGGTTTCGGCCTCCCGCCCTTCCTCGCCGGGCTCGAATTCGATCTTCCCCGCGAGCACGTCGAGCGCGGACTCCGTGTCCACCAGTCGG
It encodes the following:
- a CDS encoding class I SAM-dependent methyltransferase; its protein translation is MNAPAIPQSALDVFESTKGFMPLDEGRVLHEIAYSYLVGAGEGPRPAVGVEIGTYAGRSTVLLGEAARAAGARIVTVDHHRGSEEHQVGWEYHDAELVDAHTGRIETLGLLRHTLWDAQLDDTVLPLVGSSPAAASVWSTPARFVFIDGGHSEAAAHADFEGWAPWVEVGGALLIHDVFPDPADGGRPPFEIYERALATGQFTEVAVQDSLRVLRRDSGEIGAPMPPRA
- a CDS encoding GNAT family N-acetyltransferase, with the translated sequence MSDSPSIDFPDLIPAEGLELRRLRAPEHGGDATDVEEIDGVVPPESIRETFYYFTSIPAGGGRLAQFLAEDAPRVTYGVWNAAEPLGSTSLYNWDLAERTCMVGYTWLSLTARGTGANAKVKAALFATLARHGFTAVRLRADVANVRSRAAMRKIGAREAEVEPGPRLYEWDPERRSRSQYFVVEL
- a CDS encoding ATP-binding protein; translated protein: MSTANAAPGRQANPFRPGFGRMPPIVAGRDIHIGRITDAMVDGGGEHFLLRGHRGMGKTVLLSLAVDAALEQGWLPLSTTASSTLVEKIIHTEIPEMLRTLEGGKSERAQVTGVQIASVGQISTTRTKIHPSKPTLESRLRELVDTAAAVTGRPTGVLLTVDEMHRQALEDLAEIAAVTQTLTRDNFPIVFVGAGLPPNVHALLEEPRTTFLRRAQSIELGPLGLPDTRTALLDPFYDAGRRISDDAADLAAQVTQSNPHLIQLFGRELWDSVSEREAGDAATVDVDDVTTAIPRFREHMRQQLHWTALKGLTERQREYLTAAAQFELPTEARTVRERLGWTEQTANNTLTALVSAGVMYRPQHGRLDFAVPYLQEHVYTEGTSIPDLAPIHKPPRHSEIAKLLFPGS
- a CDS encoding M23 family metallopeptidase; amino-acid sequence: MPLSSADPLVLSYPFTGRWLARNSPARRIPSHGTDLMGSTYAIDFVAVGDDHRGAPLSLGSALGTEPPEKFVGFGAPVNAPIAGRIVESYDGAHDHVARRSQLTLVPYLLTQAQRLREGVHGLAGNYVVIDISGEGPFVLLAHLQRGSVCVRDGDFVEPGQQVACCGNSGNSTQPHVHLQVTDSTDWRNANGLPLAFRHPGAPELPAESEIVDV
- a CDS encoding fatty acid desaturase family protein; this encodes MAITDIDEYAHLTEEDIENLGAELAQIRKDIEESRGERDAKYVHRVIAWQRGLAAAGRASLFFSNYKPAWLAGTAMLSVAKILENMELGHNVMHGQWDWMNDPEIHSSSWEWDNTCPSVQWKHSHNFVHHKYTNIVGMDDDVGYGILRVTRDQPWEWWNIGNSFYNLLLGTFFEVGVALHHVEVAKLREKEKTWRQAFKDLGIIGQKVGKQAAKDYLIFPLLAGPNWKSTITANFTSNIVRNYWSYMVIFCGHFPDGAEKFTMEEYEDEDQARWYLRQMLGSANFHAGPVMRLMSGNLSHQIEHHMYPDLPSNRYEEIAVRVRDICERYDLPYTTGSLLNQYWQSFRTIAKLSVPNAMLKATSDDAPETASELRFAILEGMNSHFGVDPATGKRRGLRTALRELRNAPVRAAN
- a CDS encoding ferredoxin reductase codes for the protein MDFVKWSKRPAAGVGSNRKGMNVVRGLAARATTPLLPDDYLGLVNPLWSARELRGRVVSVEKETEDTATVTIRAGWGFPVNYTPGQYVGIGVQIGGRWHWRSYSLTSLGESGDKVISITVKANPDGFLSSHLVDGVAPGTIIRLAAPKGDFHLPEPVPDKILFVTAGSGITPVIGMLRWLAARGDLPDIVHIHSAPTREDVIFREELEALEESPGGYTLVLQLTRSMGKFDVARLDDAAPDWRERECWACGPVALLDDLENEFETQECRDQLHVERFTIARTDHGGEGGTLTFSISDKSVTLDGATTILEAGEELGIQLPFGCRMGICQTCVVQLASGYVRDLRTGEERREGERIQTCVSAVSGECTIDH
- a CDS encoding pentapeptide repeat-containing protein — protein: MARTTPTKPPVIKALTLGDLKDADAVELGAGGDYMDLGFSGADISGLDLVGANFDGCELSGMTADGAKLSDIRAVDTRITGVNAPTLNLAGSSLDTVVFEGCRFGAIDMVEASLRSVRFTECKIEWINLRGSHLRDVEFVGCKLGEFDLADSRLSRVRFGECAVTELDLARSELSHVDLRGLEVFAVRNAADLAGATMSAEQVAQMAEVFAAHLGIHIEN
- a CDS encoding vWA domain-containing protein, producing MARPERPARYGRYLGGPDPLAPPLDLGEALDAVSEGVMSGYSPKQALREFLRRGGREQLGLDDLSGQVQQRRRELLRRHRLGGTLDEVAKLLDKALLAERSQLARDARMDPTDRTLREMTIENLPESTAGKVAGLSEYEWASSDGRETYKQIQDLLGREALESRFAGMKRALENAGESEREAVTEMLEDLNELLELHARGEDTDEDFADFMSRYGDYFPENPKDVDELINVLAQRSAAAQRMLQSMSEEQRNELMNLSAQAFGSADIQNQLSALDANLRRLRPDEDWDGAAEFTGDEPVGYGEGTSVMAELGELDALSDQLGDWGPESPLSELDIEALERHLGHESAVSARTLSGLEKSMHDSGYLRSNAEGDLRLSPAAMRKLGKSLLRDAATRLSGRTGTRDTRASGAAGEQTGASRPWQFGDTESWNVPRTISNAITRTAGEGEDPREGLRLAPSDIEVNETEARTQAAVVLLVDTSFSMVMEGRWVPMKRTALALHHLVSTRFRGDDLELITFGRYAQRVEIGALLERDVEYEQGTNLHHALLLAGQFFRKHPTMQPVLLVVTDGEPTAHLEPGGEPWFSYPPARETIATTVAELDRIARFGAQVTFFRLGENPGLARFLDAMARRVHGTVVAPDLEDLGAAVVEEFLSSRFGPDFGDID